The Brassica oleracea var. oleracea cultivar TO1000 unplaced genomic scaffold, BOL UnpScaffold01055, whole genome shotgun sequence DNA segment NNNNNNNNNNNNNNNNNNNNNNNNNNNNNNNNNNNNNNNNNNNNNNNNNNNNNNNNNNNNNNNNNNNNNNNNNNNNNNNNNNNNNNNNNNNNNNNNNNNNNNNNNNNNNNNNNNNNNNNNNNNNNNNNNNNNNNNNNNNNNNNNNNNNNNNNNNNNNNNNNNNNNNNNNNNNNNNNNNNNNNNNNNNNNNNNNNNNNNNNNNNNNNNNNNNNNNNNNNNNNNNNNNNNNNNNNNNNNNNNNNNNNNNNNNNNNNNNNNNNNNNNNNNNNNNNNNNNNNNNNNNNNNNNNNNNNNNNNNNNNNNNNNNNNNNNNNNNNNNNNNNNNNNNNNNNNNNNNNNNNNNNNNNNNNNNNNNNNNNNNNNNNNNNNNNNNNNNNNNNNNNNNNNNNNNNNNNNNNNNNNNNNNNNNNNNNNNNNNNNNNNNNNNNNNNNNNNNNNNNNNNNNNNNNNNNNNNNNNNNNNNNNNNNNNNNNNNNNNNNNNNNNNNNNNNNNNNNNNNNNNNNNNNNNNNNNNNNNNNNNNNNNNNNNNNNNNNNNNNNNNNNNNNNNNNNNNNNNNNNNNNNNNNNNNNNNNNNNNNNNNNNNNNNNNNNNNNNNNNNNNNNNNNNNNNNNNNNNNNNNNNNNNNNNNNNNNNNNNNNNNNNNNNNNNNNNNNNNNNNNNNNNNNNNNNNNNNNNNNNNNNNNNNNNNNNNNNNNNNNNNNNNNNNNNNNNNNNNNNNNNNNNNNNNNNNNNNNNNNNNNNNNNNNNNNNNNNNNNNNNNNNNNNNNNNNNNNNNNNNNNNNNNNNNNNNNNNNNNNNNNNNNNNNNNNNNNNNNNNNNNNNNNNNNNNNNNNNNNNNNNNNNNNNNNNNNNNNNNNNNNNNNNNNNNNNNNNNNNNNNNNNNNNNNNNNNNNNNNNNNNNNNNNNNNNNNNNNNNNNNNNNNNNNNNNNNNNNNNNNNNNNNNNNNNNNNNNNNNNNNNNNNNNNNNNNNNNNNNNNNNNNNNNNNNNNNNNNNNNNNNNNNNNNNNNNNNNNNNNNNNNNNNNNNNNNNNNNNNNNNNNNNNNNNNNNNNNNNNNNNNNNNNNNNNNNNNNNNNNNNNNNNNNNNNNNNNNNNNNNNNNNNNNNNNNNNNNNNNNNNNNNNNNNNNNNNNNNNNNNNNNNNNNNNNNNNNNNNNNNNNNNNNNNNNNNNNNNNNNNNNNNNNNNNNNNNNNNNNNNNNNNNNNNNNNNNNNNNNNNNNNNNNNNNNNNNNNNNNNNNNNNNNNNNNNNNAAACAATCAGCTGAATCACCAACAATGAGTATAGATAGAGTGCCCACTATTATGAGTAGATTTTGGCTTACCTTGAGTTGTTATTCCTCACAGTTTTTGCATTACCAAAGGCTTCGAGAACAGGATTTGACTGGACGCAGATATAACAAACAAGTTAGTGGATTGAGCTCTTAATATAAGATCAAAAAGATAGCAAAGTCATTACTTCAAGAACTTGTTGTTCAACAGTCCTTCCCTCTGTAACTGCACGACCTCCTAAATACGCAAGGTATCTCATAAGCATCTTAGTGGTTTCAGTTTTTCCAGCTCCGCTCTCACCACTTACAAGAATCGAATTGCTCTTCCCTTCGTTAATCATGGCCCTGAGAGTATACAGGTAAAGGGCGCCTTAGGCTGACAACATATACGTGGgtcataatacatatatagacAAGTATTAAAATCACCTGTATGCAACATCAGCGACAGCAAAAACATGAGGATTTAGTTCTCCAAAAGGTGCTCCTTTGTATTGTTGCATCATATGGGCATCGTAGATGTGAGGCAACCGTTGAAAAGGATTAATCGCTATAAGGATGTTTCCTGTGTATGTCTGTCATGAACAAATAAATTCTAGTCAAGACATTAAACAATCAAAAGGTCTAAAACATATTTGTAAGTATGAAAATAAGTACTAACATAGATCTCATTAAGTTCATATCTGATCTTTAAGTTCTGAAGGACACCAGGTTCGTGCAGGTAAGACAGCTTTGTCATGTCATCAACACCACCTGCAGGAGCTTCCACATCCTTTGGGTATATCTTTGACAACTTTGCAGTGatctatataatataaaacagtTATGGGATGATATTAATTATAGGTGACAAGTTGAAATGTTAACAGTTAGTGTGATTGGCTTGCCTTCTTTCCAGTTGTGGCTTGGATCACAACTTCTTCTCCAGTGAGCTTTTCAACCTCACCATCAATCCAAGCCACGTCTGAGTCTTCAACCCAAACATGAGAACCGACAATAATGTTTACTGGAGTTCCCTGCATTTTACCAAAACATCACAATAACTAAAGGGACAACAACAATGTAAATACGAATAGCCAAAAAGCTATCAATACTAATAAACTGTATACAGTGAGCTATGTAAGGTAGAGAGATCTACAGGAAAGTAAGACGTTCACGTACCATTGTTCAATATTGGTCAgtcttttcttcttcacaatGATTACAAGTGAAGGAGATCCATTTTTTGGGACATTTTTCCACAGTATAGTGACTTGTTACGCAAGAAACCTAAAAATCTGTAGATTTCTAGACAAACAGACACACCGGAGAGGGATTCGGACAAAACGATTACAGTTTccgacaaaacaaaatcaaatcacCGATATATTACCACGTTCAGAGGAATAAGATCACCacacagaacaaaaaaaaaatgatgggaTCACCAGAAACTGAAATAGAACAATGAAACTGGGAGATCGGAAAAAAAtaaggagagaagaagaaaagaagcgAAGGAGCGACTGTAGGAatgagtaaacaaaaaaaaataagagagagagaaagtgacaTTGTTGTTCATCCTTCGACTTCGGTGAGTTTCTTCTTTCATCCCCATGGAATTCGCGCCAATTCGTGGACCCTAATCACTCACTTTCTCTAGCACTCCACGTACACTCTCTCCTTCGAGAGTATCTATTTACTCTATCTACCCCCAAGTCTCTCAATATATCATTTTCGTCCCATAATCACTAATTGTGATTTATATGATCCAAAATTAGAAGAACAATACAAACCAATATCCACTGGATATCAGTTTTCTGTATGGGTTAAAATAGGCACTATGATTAGGAACACAAGTTGATATGGATAAGAAAAAATAGTGGTAAACAaacaatactattaaattttataatcgaACCGTATATTGGAATGATGATACTGATGGAAAAGCTTTGGCCTCAGAGCGATAAGCGTCCATTGTGGGAAACAGAGGAGCCCAAGTTAAAAACCCAATAATATTAAGCACAGCATGGCGGCTTTTCCTATAACAAATACACCAAAACATATAGAGATTGATTTCATCTACATTCCTCAAATCTTAGACTTATGAAGCATGGTAGTATGATTAACCGTCTTTCATATATTCACAGTTGGAAACTCTTGTGGTGAAGGAAGCACGAGCTGGTTCAGGACTTCCGTCAGTGAGCAAAGGAGGGCCACAGATTCGAATCTCTGTccaaacacaaaacacaaataAGAGTATATTTGTCACCTCTTTGCAGATTATGTTGAGTGTTTTACACGAGTTACGTTTGCCAACATTCCCAAGATGATTCTTCCCTCCTTTGGGATCTCAAGCCTGCGATTCTGGAAACCAACTGCTCCTACTACTTGCATCGGGTTCATTCCTCGCCAAGGCAATCTCAATGTTGCTAGTTCCAATAGAATCACCCCGAAAGTGCGGAAAAGCAGCCACAAACTCTTATTTTGTTCTCCTTAGTAAAGAGTAAAACTTTTGTAGTAGAGGTGAAGGTGTAAGCTACTCACTTTCCATTTGAAGGCTCATTGCGTAAAACTTCTGGAGCCATCCACTCGGGCTAACAAAATTCACAGCAAAAAGGCTTTCGCTCACATAAtgatttcatttaaaatcaGTCCATCAGTCAAGAAGTTCATAACTAGCCAGacacaaggaaaaggaaatggGATTAAAAGAAAAGACACTAAATCCAGAAAGAGAGGGTTCAAGAAATTGCCTTGAAAAGCAGAGCACGATGCCTGGAGAGGCCAAGAGCCAAGAGGGCATATACAAGTGTTCACTGCTGCCTTGAactcatttctttttttcagtCCACCTTGTCAATACTCAATCTTCCGCAGATCCCCCCACCCATATGCCCTGTGACAAGCTCAGCCAGCCTCTGTAACATCACCTTCCGCGGATCGTCACTGGACTGAGAATTCGACTGCACTTTTGGTATTCCTCGTCCGAGGAGGATATGTAATCCGAACGATTCGTAACAGAAATTGGAGCGGGAGAGGTCATCGAAGAAGTGCTCTCCGCGACGGAAGAAGGGGCTTGCTTGCTTCATCGCCCCCCCTTAGATTCTTCGTGGTGGGAGAGTGAAGAGAAACAACGACGGAAACTTTGCCGGCGAGGAGGAAAACGAGAGAGGTACTAAGGTTGCTCGATTTACGACTATGCCACTGTGTTTAATGAAGATGTGACACGTCACCAACGGCCCCACAGGCGGGAAActtttacaagtttttttttagcaaagTCCCTGAgttctaaattttattacaaagaAGCCAGTAAGTATTTGATAGAAGCGATTGACCCAGATAATGCAATGCTAAAGTACCAAGAAATTAAATTGAGATGTATCATGTATTTCCAACTCGAAATCAATTGTTAATTACTAAACTACACAACAACCAAAGCTACCAACATTCGCTTATGTAACAAGATTTCGATCTACTTACTAAAAATCTAGTCcgaaaagaaagaacaaacacTAATATAACTACAATTCGATCTCAAAGTTCTGGCTCTCTCAAAGTTCAGCCAACTGTCATTCAGTGTAACAGTTTCTTTTTATTACCAGGTAGAATCATGAAAAGTAACTgtttattaagattaatatattagTAATCAAAATACTGTGAAAGAAAATGAAGCACCGTATCTATATAATAATGCACTGATATTTTAGTAAGTCAAGTCATCAAAGAAAACAGTACAACACTTAAATAAGCGTACAAAGAGGCAAACACTCGCATGATTAACTCCGGTCTTTTAGctgggttcttaactcatgatttaacatatttttgtttttttttacaatttttggttaaaagacggctcttatatctcttatttaagagacagttcttagtttttcttaattaaaaaactaagaaaagctaagaaccgtctcttagccgaaactAAAAATCCCAGTTAAGAGAATGaggttaatgatggtcttaaagcatgattaatgggTTTTTTAGGGGTGGGATTATTAGcataatttaataattgattcttaactttaacaaaaaaaaaagctaaaaaccgaTTATTAaataagaaccggttcttaaactttttctttgttaaagctaagaaccggttattaaattaccctaagaaccccacccCTAAAAAAACccattaatcatggtcttagcacaaaataacatagttgacattaataaatagttaaatccATTTGATCTACATTTTCATTATATCACAGCCCTACTTGATAAATCGCAAATCATCACTGACGACGACGAGCGGAAGCACGGCTTTTGTATGCCTGATGACACCTGGGATCAGATAAACGCCATAGCCTGTGGTGGACACCTaaacgtttcttcttcttacaacGTTTCTCAGTTTTCTCACCACCCGAGAGATGCATAGAACGTTTTTCAGTTACTTTAACAACAGAAGCCGTCTCAGTAGTACTCAAAGCTTTTTTCTCTTCACTCCAATAGTCACCCACAAATTTCAAACCTTCAGTAACTTCATTGAAACTGCGTCTGACGATAGCTTTGCTATCACATGGCTCGCCAGCGGCAAAGTCTCTATACACTATGTAAATAACCACGTTTTTGGAGTCAAGTGTCGGGGGCTTCACATCATCAACAGTCTCTACAGCTACCTGCACAATCTCCAACTGGGCCAGATAATGCTGCAGCAATAGTTTGTACAAGTTAAACCACATGTTCATTACATTATTATCACCGTCAATTGATATTcaaaaagtaaatgaaaaacTTACATCAGTAAGATCCCTTACGTGACTAACGAGTGCAAGTTCCAAATAAAGTGAAATCCAACCATTGTTTTGCAACTCATACTTATTCACCTGCAAATGgcaaacaaaacatatatgaataaccaaaaacaaaactgatgtgagtgtgtatttattttttattttttaaatgtttaccATGTAAAACCGTTTAGCATCACTAAAAGCAATCTCTGGAGGCCAATCAGGTAATGGGTTGAATTCTGTATCAAGACGCGCTGGTTCACAATGTCTACGCAGGTACGGCTTTGGAATCACTAATCaaagttataataatattaatcagGAAGTGACATGTACTCTAGAGACTAAACTATCACACAGCCCGATATTTTATTTACCGTGAGTTCGAGGTCTAGCGATAGACACAGCCAAATCTAAACAGCCAATCATCCTTTCATTAACGAGAACCTGAAAAGGGAATTTCGGAAAACCGCAACGTGCATCCAAAGTGATGTAGTAAGAGGAAGCACCGCAATTAATCCTCATGTTAAAACTCTTTAGCTTACAGAACTTTAGGTTCTTtccctaaaataaaaaataaataaaaacagaagaGACAACCAATTAAGCTTGTGTGTTTGtatccaagtaaaatatatatagagattttaCCTCCAAGAGATTGTATCTGTGAACTCCTAATTTAGCATAAAGCTTGACCAACTGAGGATAAGCATAACGAGGATTTTTTCCTTCACAGTTAAAGTGCATCAGTCTATGGAGACTGTATGTCACTTCAATACCTCCAGGATAATCAAAACCCTAAGAAACATTACAAAACAGTAGTTGTAAGGTTCAGATTTCACTTGTTGACAAgctcaaaaaatattaaataaacaaaaatcgtTACATCGGATTCCTCCGTCAGACAACTCatcttttcatatatattcacCGGCGATCTTCCTCTCCTGCATGCAACCTGCGGATGCTTTTGATCAATATAGGCActcatagaataaataaatattctgtttaatattatttcattattattgGGCTTATATTGGGCCTTCACAGCTCAATCACATACTGGGCCAAAAGAATGCCTTCAGTTTCGTGGCCTGCTGCTAATCAACGATTTTGGAACTCCAGTTTGAATTTCACAGCATGAAAGAGAACgcctttttggttttatttcttttaaataaatttattcgtTTTTTCCACATGTTATTTGCTAAATTgagtttcttttcttgttttccaTTGATATGGATGATGATTTGGATTCACCACTAATACATGTTGGTCTAAGAGATTTTCATACAAACACTAAGAGCATCCGCGTTAAGGGGTTACGAGAGGAGTTCACAcagaaattaagaaaaaaaataataaaataataaaatcacatGAACCCCTCTTTCCTAAAGCTCTCTTGGCTGAACCCCTCTCTCCTAAAGTTCATCACTGTAGTGCGGGCCCCACGTgtcgtggcggcccgcgattggtctatttttttttttttttaaaatcaaaaagaaaaagaaaaaaaaatttaataataagaaGTTGAAAAGATGAACCCAAAAGAGGGTTCATTGATGTGGGTGCTCTAATACACCTGAAACCAAAGATATTCTCCAAAAAATTGGATGATTTAGGATTCCAAAAACCGTAGAGGCTTTAAGATGTAAATACATCATGTCTTAAGTTGTTGATCTTATCACTGCCTTTAACGTATATATTTGCTGGAGAATGATTTCATTCCTTGATATTTTAGCTCACGTTTGGATCATAGATGTTACCAAGTACAAAAGTTGGACATAAGTAATGATTGTATTAATCAGCTCGCCAACAAAAATAGGCCACAGTTTTTATAGGTAAGATGCCACTAGTATTAGATAAGCACCACAGTTTATAAACATCTAAAAGACGCCTAATTAAGCATTAAAGATTTCTTTTTAGAAGCCAAAGCCTTCTTCAATCCATCAATCACCTTGGATACTCATTGTTCTCGTTTGTTTTTGCTATATGATTTGTTTAGGAATTCACCGAACATTATCTATTGGGCATATGCCTCCTCTGTTTTGGTCAGCGCCATAAGAGTTATCCGCAAGTGGGAAAATCAATACACTCCATTATCCCCTTGGTATCAATCCTCCAATGTTTATCTAGAGATGTTTGACACTTGTAAAACGACGAAATCAGTGCATTATATTGCTATGAAAGTACGATAGCTAGGGCTTTAGCACATATTGCTAAAGTGGGAATCCCAGATGAGTGCCCACAAGATTGTGTCTTTGACTGTTGTAAGAATCCTCCAACTTCAGAAACAGAGaccaaaatcaattattttctcATCTTCAACCGATTAGAGAAGGCTTTAGCACACTTGCACATACATCCCATTGGTGCATCTATGATcgttttctctgatttttcggAACCTACTAAGTTAAAGTTACATAAAACATTCTACTAGTCATCAGTATGCATTGATTGTTGGAAccttttatataaacatattttacttgTTTGCAGGATATTTACTATGACCCCCTATCAGAAAAATCAGTTTTCGTGGGGGTATCATTCAGTAAATATTGTTGCCATAGAGGTATTTAAGGGACAACTTGTAGCACCTTGCAAGATGAGCAACGGCGCTAAGATTGCCAATCAAGGATATGTTCGAGTATCTCTGGGAGTTACATGTCATTATTTTGTGATTATGCTCAGGCTGTTCATCCTACACTCAGGTCACAACATCTCCTTTCTGATTTTTGTTGCGACATATGGATGAGGCTCAAAGAGGAAACCTCAAGCGGAAACTGAATCGAGATCACGACTCAGAAACAACAAAAAGGCTTCGTCATGCGTAAATATCAATAGATGGATATGTAacatatatttaacaaaattttgaggCTCATCATAATCACAAAAGATGGGTATGTACATAACTCCCAAAGATACTCGAACATATCATTGATTGGCAACCTTAATGCTGTTTCTCATCACGAATATGTGACCGAATTTAGTTTCCTAGTTTGGTTCGCATTTACTAAAAAAGTTTGAGCATTTGCTctcgttttgttttgtctttgttggcatgtgattttttttatttttatttttatagtgcAATTAGATTTATTCGTTTTTTACCACATGTTATTTGctaaattgagttttttttcccCTTTCTTTTTCCATTAATATGGATGATGATTTGGATTCACCACCAAGACATGTTGGTCTAAGAGATTCTGAAACCAAAAACATTGttcaaaatacaacaaaacatattaaattggATGAATTGGGATTCCAGAAAAACGTAGAAGCAACATAAATACATCATGCGTTGAGTTTTTGATCTTGTCATTGCCTTAAAACGTATATGTTTGTTGGAGGATGATTTCATTCATTGATACTTTAGCTCACATTTGTATCATAGATGTTAgacaaatatttacaaaaataggACATAGGTAATGTATGTGTAATGGATATAAAAGCAGAAGTTAGATTTTTTCTacttattgacaaaaaaatgggggatatttctcaaacaatataaaacatttatgtcACATGTTTGGAAGTTTTTAAATAAGACGATTTCATTGTTTCTAAACGCTGAAAAACATCAATTTGGCCTATACTTTCCCTTTAATACTAATAAGGAAATTTGactgtttaagttttttgtaagATTGGATTTACTTTCTTAGTTTAGCTTGACTTACTAAGAAATCATAACATTAGTTGACATGTGTTTCAATTTCTGATCATAATACACTTATACTTACTAGTTGTTTGTCATGTGTGTTTGTAGTGCGGGCCCCACGTgtcgtggcggcccgcgattggtctatttttttttttttttaaaatcaaaaagaaaaagaaaaaaaaatttaataataagaaGTTGAAAAGATGAACCCAAAAGAGGGTTCATTGATGTGGGTGCTCTAATACACCTGAAACCAAAGATATTCTCCAAAAAATTGGATGATTTAGGATTCCAAAAACCGTAGAGGCTTTAAGATGTAAATACATCATGTCTTAAGTTGTTGATCTTATCACTGCCTTTAACGTATATATTTGCTGGAGAATGATTTCATTCCTTGATATTTTAGCTCACGTTTGGATCATAGATGTTACCAAGTACAAAAGTTGGACATAAGTAATGATTGTATTAATCAGCTCGCCAACAAAAATAGGCCACAGTTTTTATAGGTAAGATGCCACTAGTATTAGATAAGCACCACAGTTTATAAACATCTAAAAGACGCCTAATTAAGCATTAAAGATTTCTTTTTAGAAGCCAAAGCCTTCTTCAATCCATCAATCACCTTGGATACTCATTGTTCTCGTTTGTTTTTGCTATATGATTTGTTTAGGAATTCACCGAACATTATCTATTGGGCATATGCCTCCTCTGTTTTGGTCAGCGCCATAAGAGTTATCCGCAAGTGGGAAAATCAATACACTCCATTATCCCCTTGGTATCAATCCTCCAATGTTTATCTAGAGATGTTTGACACTTGTAAAACGACGAAATCAGTGCATTATATTGCTATGAAAGTACGATAGCTAGGGCTTTAGCACATATTGCTAAAGTGGGAATCCCAGATGAGTGCCCACAAGATTGTGTCTTTGACTGTTGTAAGAATCCTCCAACTTCAGAAACAGAGaccaaaatcaattattttctcATCTTCAACCGATTAGAGAAGGCTTTAGCACACTTGCACATACATCCCATTGGTGCATCTATGATcgttttctctgatttttcggAACCTACTAAGTTAAAGTTACATAAAACATTCTACTAGTCATCAGTATGCATTGATTGTTGGAAccttttatataaacatattttacttgTTTGCAGGATATTTACTATGACCCCCTATCAGAAAAATCAGTTTTCGTGGGGGTATCATTCAGTAAATATTGTTGCCATAGAGGTATTTAAGGGACAACTTGTAGCACCTTGCAAGATGAGCAACGGCGCTAAGATTGCCAATCAAGGATATGTTCGAGTATCTCTGGGAGTTACATGTCATTATTTTGTGATTATGCTCAGGCTGTTCATCCTACACTCAGGTCACAACATCTCCTTTCTGATTTTTGTTGCGACATATGGATGAGGCTCAAAGAGGAAACCTCAAGCGGAAACTGAATCGAGATCACGACTCAGAAACAACAAAAAGGCTTCGTCATGCGTAAATATCAATAGATGGATATGTAacatatatttaacaaaattttgaggCTCATCATAATCACAAAAGATGGGTATGTACATAACTCCCAAAGATACTCGAACATATCATTGATTGGCAACCTTAATGCTGTTTCTCATCACGAATATGTGACCGAATTTAGTTTCCTAGTTTGGTTCGCATTTACTAAAAAAGTTTGAGCATTTGCTctcgttttgttttgtctttgttggcatgtgattttttttatttttatttttatagtgcAATTAGATTTATTCGTTTTTTACCACATGTTATTTGctaaattgagttttttttcccCTTTCTTTTTCCATTAATATGGATGATGATTTGGATTCACCACCAAGACATGTTGGTCTAAGAGATTCTGAAACCAAAAACATTGttcaaaatacaacaaaacatattaaattggATGAATTGGGATTCCAGAAAAACGTAGAAGCAACATAAATACATCATGCGTTGAGTTTTTGATCTTGTCATTGCCTTAAAACGTATATGTTTGTTGGAGGATGATTTCATTCATTGATACTTTAGCTCACATTTGTATCATAGATGTTAgacaaatatttacaaaaataggACATAGGTAATGTATGTGTAATGGATATAAAAGCAGAAGTTAGATTTTTTCTacttattgacaaaaaaatgggggatatttctcaaacaatataaaacatttatgtcACATGTTTGGAAGTTTTTAAATAAGACGATTTCATTGTTTCTAAACGCTGAAAAACATCAATTTGGCCTATACTTTCCCTTTAATACTAATAAGGAAATTTGactgtttaagttttttgtaagATTGGATTTACTTTCTTAGTTTAGCTTGACTTACTAAGAAATCATAACATTAGTTGACATGTGTTTCAATTTCTGATCATAATACACTTATACTTACTAGTTGTTTGTCATGTGTG contains these protein-coding regions:
- the LOC106320765 gene encoding myosin-11-like, whose amino-acid sequence is MGTPVNIIVGSHVWVEDSDVAWIDGEVEKLTGEEVVIQATTGKKITAKLSKIYPKDVEAPAGGVDDMTKLSYLHEPGVLQNLKIRYELNEIYTYTGNILIAINPFQRLPHIYDAHMMQQYKGAPFGELNPHVFAVADVAYRAMINEGKSNSILVSGESGAGKTETTKMLMRYLAYLGGRAVTEGRTVEQQVLESNPVLEAFGNAKTVRNNNSS
- the LOC106320766 gene encoding UPF0725 protein EMB2204-like — protein: MSCLTEESDGFDYPGGIEVTYSLHRLMHFNCEGKNPRYAYPQLVKLYAKLGVHRYNLLEGKNLKFCKLKSFNMRINCGASSYYITLDARCGFPKFPFQVLVNERMIGCLDLAVSIARPRTHEIAFSDAKRFYMVNKYELQNNGWISLYLELALVSHVRDLTDHYLAQLEIVQVAVETVDDVKPPTLDSKNVVIYIVYRDFAAGEPCDSKAIVRRSFNEVTEGLKFVGDYWSEEKKALSTTETASVVKVTEKRSMHLSGGEKTEKRCKKKKRLGVHHRLWRLSDPRCHQAYKSRASARRRQ